The Bacillus sp. Marseille-Q1617 genome has a segment encoding these proteins:
- a CDS encoding thioesterase family protein gives MKSGLAEGHTATVMTEVTPDMHAQFEGSVVHPVYSTVSMVYHMEWASRKIILPYLEEDEEGMGAKVTAEHMAPARTGSSLEIKATVIKYERNIILTEVTVRDFKNDRIIGKGEVKQVVLPKEIIRERIKSI, from the coding sequence ATGAAGTCCGGATTAGCTGAAGGGCATACCGCCACGGTCATGACGGAGGTGACCCCTGACATGCATGCCCAGTTCGAGGGAAGCGTCGTCCATCCCGTTTACTCAACCGTTTCGATGGTCTATCACATGGAATGGGCATCAAGAAAGATCATCCTTCCTTACCTGGAGGAAGACGAAGAAGGCATGGGGGCAAAAGTGACAGCAGAGCACATGGCACCTGCACGCACCGGTTCCAGTCTTGAAATTAAAGCAACCGTCATAAAATATGAAAGAAACATCATTTTGACCGAAGTGACCGTAAGAGATTTCAAGAATGATAGAATCATCGGAAAGGGAGAGGTCAAACAGGTTGTCCTGCCCAAAGAGATAATTAGAGAGAGAATAAAAAGTATATAG
- a CDS encoding ABC transporter ATP-binding protein has translation MLQLNRIHKVFNEGTPDEKIALDDIQLTMKPGDFVTVIGSNGAGKSTLMNIVSGVLLPDVGNVFIDGHEVSRVSEYKRSKLIGRVFQDPMAGTAPSMTIEENLAMAYSRNRTRTFRLGVTKKRKEFFREVLESLHLGLENRLNAKVGLLSGGERQALSLLMATFTEPSILLLDEHTAALDPARADLITNLTKEIVEKYHLTTLMVTHNMQQALDLGNRLIMMDKGQIILEVNEDEKKHLTVEGLLNEFQRIRGSKLASDRALLS, from the coding sequence GTGCTGCAATTAAATCGAATTCATAAAGTATTCAATGAAGGCACACCGGATGAAAAAATCGCCCTGGACGATATTCAGCTGACCATGAAACCAGGTGATTTTGTCACTGTCATCGGCAGTAATGGAGCCGGTAAATCGACTTTGATGAACATCGTTTCAGGGGTTCTGTTACCAGATGTAGGAAATGTGTTCATTGACGGCCATGAGGTTTCAAGGGTATCTGAATATAAACGTTCCAAGCTGATCGGCCGTGTATTCCAGGACCCGATGGCAGGAACGGCCCCTTCCATGACAATCGAGGAAAACCTGGCGATGGCGTATTCGAGAAACCGGACACGAACCTTCCGATTGGGTGTGACGAAGAAGAGAAAAGAGTTTTTCAGAGAGGTATTGGAATCCTTGCATTTAGGATTGGAAAATCGTCTGAATGCAAAAGTGGGACTATTATCCGGAGGGGAAAGACAGGCGCTTTCCTTATTGATGGCGACTTTCACCGAGCCCTCGATCCTGCTGCTCGATGAACACACCGCAGCCCTTGATCCAGCCCGCGCCGATCTGATTACGAACCTGACAAAGGAAATTGTGGAGAAATATCATCTTACCACTCTAATGGTTACCCACAATATGCAGCAGGCACTCGATCTCGGCAACAGGCTGATCATGATGGACAAAGGACAGATCATCCTCGAAGTCAATGAAGACGAAAAGAAACACCTGACCGTTGAAGGTCTCCTTAATGAATTTCAACGAATCCGCGGCAGCAAACTCGCAAGCGACCGCGCTCTATTATCCTAA